A segment of the Anguilla anguilla isolate fAngAng1 chromosome 6, fAngAng1.pri, whole genome shotgun sequence genome:
ATTAACCTTACATGCCTAACTAATCTTCTAAAAGTATAACCATAATGGATGCATCATTGCCAACcctttgctttcttttgaaAAACAGCTGAAGCTGATTGGGGGTATGTGTAGGTAGTATCAGTTTGGCAGGCTAAACAAATCATTGCCCAGCTCAACTTCTGCTGAGCTGTTCttcccgtgtctgtgtgggtttcctccaggtactccagtttcctcccacagtccaaagacatgcaggtaggtcaACTGAaaactctaaatttcccataggtatgagtgtgagagtgaatggtgtgtgccctgcgatagattgacagcctgcccagggtgtattcctgcctctcatccaatgcatgctgggttgGGCTTCAGCACCCTCCTGTGACCCTGCTAAATGCCCATGACAatcaggtatagataatggaatGGATGGATTCCAAGGAGACAACATTATGCTGCCAATGCACATCTTAAACCTTCGCAGTCCATCCAACACCTCTCCAAAACTGTACAGTAGCCTACCTTCACAACATAGGCTACAGTACATACCTATAAGGaagtgtaaaaataatacattaccGTTAGATACATCAAACGAGTGAATGTCACGATAAACCTACAATCTCGTTTATTCCAATGCACCAAACTAGTAACAGTATTTGTTGGACTGAACAGTTCACGAACTGAGTTCTCTCTTTACTGCTACTGCACGGCATGCTGTGCAAGCTAATCtatgatgtatttttatttatttatgatttttctccacaaaataattcacagttCGTTTACTAATATCGCTCAATTGGGAATCATCCCCCTTTCTTTTCATGTAGTTAGCTGCGTGCGCCTCCCACTTCTCCGCTCCAcgtcttttctttcttcattcaCCGGCTGGTCTGTCCGTCGTTTCATCCAGCCGACCCGCTTGGCAGCCTAAAGCAGCCATGGCATACACTCTTCAAGGCGGTACAAAGAAGAAGGTTTGCTACTATTATGACGGTATGAAGTTACATATTCCGTTAAGCAGTGCTAGATGTCAGTGTAAAACTGACTTGGGTTGAGTTTTACAAGGCGATTTTTAGAAACGTGCCGACAAGGTTAGCAGCTAGTTTTGTTGTGGCTAGGCGAGCGAAGGGACACGCGCtagttagctaggtagctaaccGGGCAATTGGTTGAAATATAACCGTGTTTAGTTCAGATTACCAAAATCCAAATTTATGCACATCTAAAATGAAAGGTACAACAAAAATTTTCACTTTGGAGATGCAAAACAATTGGTGGTGCACATGGGCTTTTCAGGTTCTATCACAATAAACGGCAGCTCTGGATGTATAAATTATTGCTAGCAGGGCATCTAACTAGATAGAGCTAATAGCCATATTTAGCGCATCGGTGTTCgacatttcagtttcttttttccatttgaggTTTTAGTACTTCAAATGTAGATTGATTAATAAGCTTTTGAAATACCTAGTGCCCATCGAATGGGATTCAAAGCTGCCTACTTAACCCGCTAATGCTTGCAGAAATTGGAACTCGGGTAGATGTTAGCAGGCTAGCTAATAGTTGCCGCCGAGGCCCACAATGGAGATAAAAAGGAACTGTGCATAAATGCGCATGATCACCAATCTCACCCGACAGTAATCGTCCGTTTGAGGATGAAAACCGTCCCATTAGCTTAATCTGTTAGCTGGCAAATCTGGGGGAAACTAATGTATGTAGCTGTATAGCAAATAATTTAGAAAACGGTAGTTCACAGCTGGTTAGCAATAGCTAACAGTTGCTTAATTGAGATTAATTGAACTGTTATTCCTTGTTGTTTTAAAGTCACAAATACTTGTGCAAACTAATTTATCGATAATTCAAAATTCCAAGCAGTAGCTGCACCGTGCAAACAAATAATCATATAAACTCAGATATTCTCCTTACATAATTATCGTTAAATAACGATAAATTGGGATCTTGTATAATCGCTGATTATGTCTGGTAACAATACGTGTCCCTGGCTGACGTTATTTGAACACAGAACTGGGTGGTTTGATTAAGCTATGATTTTACCAAAGGTGACCTATCAATGCTTTTTGGATAATTCAGTATGAGTAATCTTTACATCACCAAGTGTGATCATGGCGGGCGGATCTGTGATGAAATTACTTATCAACAAATAGCCTTCATCAGAAACCCAGCCTACTGTCTATGGCAGGTGTTCTCAAAATAAATCCCGGGGCCTACTGtgcatgcttgttttcattCCGGCCACACGTGCAACCACACAATTGTAACAAGctgatcatttttattaattggaCACAAAAAAGGCCACATCATTTAAGAAGTTACtatgcatttcatgaataaatgcCCTGCGTTTATATCCAAGGATTTAGCCTACATCAGTCGTATGAAATAATTCTGAAATCTgctataacaataaaaaaataatcaactattttaattgattaaagTATAGATGGACAAATGAAATCAGTGGAGTCCTGGCTGCTAAAACTGTGGACACCTGCTCACAGAAACTAAATTATTTGTTGAAAATTAACTGTTCAAAGCGAATCTAAAGCAACAGGCCGAACTTTTGTTCTGTTGAAAAGATAAAGGAGAAAATTATTTGAGAATGTTTTCAAGATATTGTCCTAAATTGTCTGTGGCCCTTTTGAGTTAAACTACAGATGGAGGAATTAAGCatgaacagagagaaagaacaatTTCTCTATTTTTACATAGTTAtgggtgtacagtatgtgcatgttacatttttctgaaGATTGGCAATAACAATTTAATGAGCTCTaatttttattaacttttttaaaatttaattttgcgTGAcatagcatttctttttttttcaggtgacaTTGGTAACTATTACTATGGACAAGGACACCCTATGAAACCTCACAGAATCCGCATGACTCATAACCTGCTATTAAACTATGGACTTTAcaggaaaatggaaatatatgtAAGTGAATAACATTGAGAAATATTAAACCAGCAGGACATCCCACAGTACAATTCTTTCTTGACTTCTCTGTTAAGTAGTTCTTTTTGGTGTCTGGTGGCAGGCCTAGCCATTCAGTTTAgtctttttgttaaaaaaaagaatcagaaAAGACAGAAgtataaaatgtgaaacttCGAAACTCAACTGGTAACAACATTAGTTTATGAAGATTAAAATGCCTCAGCCTTGTTGAAAAAGAATCATTAATTTGTccatcagtgtttatttattaaaaagctGTTGGAACTCTTTGAACCTAGGCAGAATCTCTGATCTGGTGAAACTGCATTAGATTCAAGAGGATACTTGGAAATGCAGTTTGTTGAAGCAGCCATGTGAATGTCACGTTTGctattaaatgtgtgttttttttttttttcctttccgtAGCGGCCACATAAAGCCACAGCAGAGGAAATGACAAAGTACCACAGTGATGATTACATCAAGTTCCTACGGTCCATACGCCCAGACAACATGTCAGAGTTCAGCAAGCAAATGCAAAGATGTAAGTGCAGTCGGCTGTAAGATGTGGCAGTCTGTGCAGAAGATGTTGACTGCTGATATGTAAATGGAATTTACATAGGGATTCACAAACTGCCTAAACTACCAGTAGGGTGATCAATGAGAACCCTCCTAGTAGGAGGGCcatcatatatacagtatgggTAGACTGAAAGACTGAAGGAGATGTCTGTTTGACAGCAAGCCTCAGCTTCATTGAAATGTATAACATAATGGGGAAATATTAACTGTGGACAACAATATGCATGTTTggtgtttaaattaattttaaccccccctccccctcatagTTAACGTTGGTGAAGACTGTCCAGTGTTTGATGGCTTATTCGAGTTCTGTCAGTTGTCAACTGGAGGCTCGGCTGGTGAGTGCAGAaagaaatgttaatattttcattgaaatataacgTCTGAAGTTACATGATGCCATGGACTCATTCAACTATGGAACATAACGTTCCTTTGCGAGCTTTGTTCTTAATTACACATATGCTTTGGTCTATGAGCGAGGACACAATTAAACATACTAGCGTTGTTTTAGAGTTGTTTTGAACAAAGATTAACAAATGGGTCAAAGTACATTAAATGACACGCAAGGTCCTGGTTGAgggataattttttaaaaaggaatacGTGTACTTGTTTTGGCTTAAAGATAAATGCAGTCAGCTTTTTTTCTGCCAATAATGTAGCTGGATCAGTGAAGCTCAACAGGCAGCAGACTGATATCGCTGTGAACTGGGCTGGCGGGCTCCACCACGCCAAGAAGTCCGAGGCCTCCGGGTTCTGCTATGTCAACGACATCGTCCTCGCTATCCTCGAGCTGCTCAAGTACGTCTGTCTGTTGCTGTCATGCAGAGGAGTCGGGCATCTCGatatgaaaagaaagagaaatttcTATTGCGATGATGGTGTGTTGCTAGATAAATGTGATATCTctgtgtttcatgtttttagCATCCAATTCTTACGACATCTTTTACTGAAATTTGATCTGTTGTTCGAAGTCATGTAAATTATGAAAGGTCATGTAAATTATGCTTTTGTTAAACTGACCATATATTGTTTATACATTGCCCTCAGGTACCACCAGAGGGTGCTCTACATCGATATTGACATTCACCATGGCGACGGCGTGGAGGAGGCGTTCTACACGACTGACCGTGTCATGACCGTTTCCTTCCACAAGTACGGAGAGTACTTCCCTGGGACTGGAGACCTCAGAGTGAGTCCGGCTCTTCTGCTGCCCTCACTGAGCACGGTGATGGTTTATTTAAGAGTGGAGTATGAACTCCTGGGGGCTTAGAGACCTCATAGGCTGAACGCGGACCGTCGTGAGAAATCATAAATCTGTTCGGCTCGCGTGGCTGTGTTGATCCTGTTATTTCTCTGTTACTTCTCCTGTCTTTGCATTTCTATTTGAACACCAGTGGCACGTTCACGCAAACTCTGCTTTAGCTAAATCGTTGTATGGCTATGTTTCTAGAGTGTCTGCATTACTCTCAGTGGTCTGGGGTGTTTACATTACTCCTAGCGGTTCTCTGTGCTCTGACGAGCTCCACAGTCTGGAATATAATCTTGTGCACTCTAGTGTCAGCAGTGGACAGGCATACAGTTGCCGTTCGGTGCTCcgcattcaaataaatatgtggaaaaAGACAAGGAGAGAAAATTAGTCTCATTATAGGTAACTAATACAGATTCAGGCTACATTTACTCCTAAATTTAACTTAtaattaaatggaagtgttgCACTTTTTCTTCACATGCTCAGTCTGGCTAGTTTTGATGAAGTCGCCAAACTGTttgtaaaaggaaaacaaaaatacttctTGCTTATAATTGTTGATTGATTCCTAGCCCACGCTTCATAATTCTTTGCGGAATTCATAATTCAGAAGCACTTTCAGGACAAATAGGCTCTATGTCTGATGCTAAGCTCCCAATGTGTGCTTGTCACACGCTGGTGTGACACCTTTGGGAGGGAGGTGCGGCAGTTCCGGATGtgtgccgcatggagagagtgagagagcgcgcccacaccaacacaaaaacagataaacaaacaccttcacccttccccctcacggttCCGGGTGAAAGCAAtaagctaaaacaacaaactaaaataataaaggcaaaagaaaggaaaactaAGCGGCAACTTTTCAGCTCGCTGCTCGTAGCTGACCAGCTTTTCAGATGAGCAGCTCCTTCTGTTTTTCAGTGGCGGTTTACTTTCTCAGCGTGTTCTGGTGTGTTCTCCCGATCTCAGCCCTGAAAtctggagaggaacacacctttaagcacctgggctgattaggtgacacaacccaggtgcatgtgccTTCTCCAACAGCTGGTGTTGCCAAGATCAGTCCGGTTCACTGCCAGACCGAATACCACAGCGCTTTAATAGTATGGATAACGAGTCATATGTCTGCTTGCTAATACATACAGAATTAAGTATTTTCAGACCTTTAATCACAGGCGCTTTGATGTTTATATTTATCTCCTGGATATGTTAGGGGAGGAGCACTTTAGAACTCAGCGGCTTGTTTCAGAATTGTAAATATAAAGTTTTTATATGACTTCTTAATGCATTGTTTAATTCGCCTTGCAGGGCTGCAGTAGGCATTCCTCCTGAGGAGCAGTAAActatgattaaaatgttttgccgCAGCAGAGGAGATAAACGGCCGCGTGGCGGTGTGGGCGCGCCCGCCTTAATAAGCCTATTAACAtcaactctctccctcttaggATATCGGCGCCGGCAAAGGCAAGTACTACGCCGTCAACTTCCCCCTGAGGGACGGGATTGATGACGAGTCCTACGAGCAGATATTCAAGCCGGTAAGCTCGTGCGCCAGCGCCGCCGGCTTATCGGTAGCTCAAGGGATCATGGGAAGGAATGCAGAAAAACCTCCGGTGCGTTTCGGGAGCAGGGGCTTAATTAGCATAAAGTTTGCGCAATGGCCCGACTGTGAAAGACTGTCGGTTGACAGTTCTGGCTCTGCGTACTGATGCGTGGTTAATCACTGGGACAAATATATGCGGCTGGCTGGATCAACCAGGTAAGCGTCTCGAACGGGGTCGGGAGTTAATTTGAGCCCCTGGCGCAGGTGCACGGAGGCACATTTTAGGGGTTTTTGTGCACACGATTCCCAGGTAGGCTGGCTACGCAGGTTAGCCAGGCATGTTAATGGTCAAATAGCACAAGCAAGTCGATAATTATTTTCAGCTGAACAATCCCCATTGCTCTCACCTTCGAAATTCCAGGGGAAAACAACGcctcattatttttaaacagtgcaCGGGGGTGTTTTATTCCTTTAAGGCTGGCAGACTCTGCTCAGCTCTGCTCTGACGGTTTGGAACGCATTCCGTCCTGCTCCCCGCGGTCGTGTTCGgttgtgaaccccccccccacctccccgtgTGGTCGTTGGCAGGTGATGTCCAAGGTGATGGAGATGTACCAGCCCAGCGCGGTGGTTCTGCAGTGTGGGGCGGACTCGCTGTCCGGAGACCGGCTAGGCTGCTTCAACCTCACCATCCGAGGTAAACGGGGCGCCGAACTCTCGCCCTGTCCCGTAAGGCCGGACCGCACATTTTACAGAGCCGTCCACCCCACACGCTTGTGAGAGCATGAGAACATGTGAAGACCCCGCACCTATCCTGTATTTGTCTTTCCACTGTGCTCGTACAGGACACTGTTATCAGAACGCtggttgtttttatgtttgtgagCGTGCTCAAATGTTACTTGGCAGCGTTCCGCAGTGCCAAGGAGGAGGTGCCAAAAATGTCTCCTTGAAAGTGTCACAAAAAACATTAGTAAACTGTCAGCTGTTCCGAGCGCCCCGCAGCGCACCCCCTGAATTTTTGGCTTTGCCTTTtgttcccctcccccgccccccgccccccgccgcgcTCCGCAAGGCCACGCCAAGTGCGTGGAGTACATGAAGTCCTTCAACCTGCCGCTGCTgatgctggggggagggggctacACCATCCGAAACGTGGCCCGCTGCTGGACCTACGAGACGGCCGTGGCGCTGGACACCGAAATCCCCGACGGTACGGGCGGCCCGGCCGCGCCCTCCCGGGAGCCCTGGGCCCAGGTCCAGCGCGACCGGCACGAATTTCGATTTTACCGTTTGATAATGTGATTAACGACGTGCTCGACATTATGAGCTCAGCAGCTGCTGAAATGAGAaatttgtgtgtgctgctgctgttcccgGCGGGGAAAGGATTTAGCTGTACtccaaagaggaaaaaaagtccAAAATGTTGTACAGAAACCTTGCTAGAAAAcgagaaaaaaagcaaaaatataaatacagtatatatttcaaAAGATTATAGTGGTTGTGCATTCTGACGGACGGGGAATTATGTTAGTCTATTTGCCGGTTCTCTCAAAAGGGTGGGATGAACATCGGAGTCACGCTCCTCTTCTAAAACCACACGGCGTTTAAGCCGCAGTAATTTAATGCCCGACCAGTCTCCTGCACAAAGATGGGAGCGTTTGCGCAGTGCTAATGTGCTCACATAATTGACCGCGGCTGATTGAGAAAGATGAGACCTCTAAGTGTATTAGCAGTGAGAGAATTGGCTTATGAAACAGAATCAGTTGGCAGCTGATGTTCAGGGATACCTGCTTGAATGAGAAACTCCCAAATCTTGGCTGTTCTCATATGCCACTGGCTCGCATTTAGCTGTCTTTCAGTGCATCACCATTACCACCTTTATCATTACGCATATAGATGGCAAACCAGCCATTGGTAATGTCCGTATCTAAGACATTAGATTTAAAAGTTAGAAAGTAGCACCATAGACTTAAAATCATCCATCGAAATGTGGTTGTGGCAGTTGCAGTAGATGGGAAAAAAAGGCCCCAGTGGCACTACTCAGCCACAGATATTACTCTATAGATTAACCAGATGGTTGACTCTGCATTCTTAAAGCCAAAAGTTCCCTCTCCCTTCCGGCAACATGGAAATATTACGCATCTTCTGAAAAGTTGCGATGAAgcagtacaataagtgcatgttCAAATTTACTGGCAGCTTACTAACCAGAGCGTAGGAGCTGACCGTCTGGTCTCTCTATAATATCTGTGTCTCGGCAGTCAGCGGCCTCCCATTGCCTGGAGTTACCGGTTTAGAGCATCACACCTTGGGAAACCAATAAAGTCAGCTTGCTGCTTTGTAGTTTACCCTCAAGCTGACCCATGAGAGCAGAGGCTGTCGgcgagaaaagaaaaatctggcCGTCGGAGAGAGCCCAGTGATTACTTTTTCTCTGTGGCGAACAGAGCTAGCCTGTCAGCACGCCCCTGAATCTGAGAGGGTATTACCACCGCACAGCGCGCGCGGCTAACACGGCGCACAGAATCCCCCGCTCCCGTCCACTGCCGCTGAGCACTCCGTTGCCCTCTGTGTCTGGAGCCTCGTTGCTAGGGGCTTATTCGCGCTTGTAGACTGACCCGTCGTCCTTGTTCTCGCAGAGCTGCCCTACAACGATTACTTTGAGTACTTCGGGCCCGACTTCAAGCTGCACATCAGTCCGTCCAACATGACCAACCAGAACACGCAGGAGTACATGGATAAGATAAAGTAAGGTCGCAGCCTTGTGTTGCATTACACAATGAATGATACAAATCTATTACAGTGTATGTGGTTGAATGTGAGATGGTGTAGGAGTGCACATAATCgtgtattttcatattcagCATGCTTCAGCATTTCATGTCCATGCTGGTCGTTAGTAATAtacaagtgtgtgcatgcatgcttgagTTTCCACCATCCTTTTTGTATGACCCTGGTCAGACAGTTTTGAacagaaagtttaaaaaatataataaaaaattcacataattctttttatttaaggAAAGGATTCTTGTAGCTACTGTCAGTCTCAATTTAGTGTCACCAAGATGAGGTAGATTTACTGGAGAACCTTAGGTGCTGAACATACTTTAGCTTTTAAACCAGAATTGTCTGCAGTTGGTCttggtgtgcgtgcatgcatgtgtgtgcgcgcgtgtgcgcatTACTCACAGTCGTGCGTGTTTCCCGCAGGCAGCGCCTGTTTGAGAACCTGCGCATGCTCCCCCACGCCCCCGGGGTACAGATGCAGGCCATTCCCGAGGACAGCATTCCGGACGACACCATGGATGAGGACGTGGAGGACCCGGACAAGCGCATGTCCAGTAaggaaccctcccccccccccccccccctcgtctgcGGTTCATTCCCTGCCGGTCTCCTCTCCCGCTGTCCTTTCCCCGCGGCTCACTATCGCGTCTGTGGAATCGGGCATCCCATTCACTCGCTTGTGTTTACAGCTTCCCCCACGTTCATAATCAGGACTCACCTGTGCTCCACCTTCAGGAGGAATTGCTGCTGAAAATTGATTTGGGctaactggggaaaaaaaatttggaGCACATGTAGGAATGTGTTACTGTGCTCCAAAATCCTAGGAACACATTTGTTCCTTGGGCAGAAATGTTAGCGTAGGGCCCTGTGCAttgcaaaacctttttttttattttggcgaAATTTGTAAGCAGTTACCAGTCCTACGGTCTGCAGTTTTCAAGCTTCGTAAGAAAGTTTTTTTGGGATTGATAACTGTTCGTGTCCCCCTTCACCTCAGTCCGGGCCTCTGACAAGAGGATAGCCTGCGATGAAGAGTTCTCCGACTCGGAGGACGAGGGAGAGGGCGGAAGAAGGAACGTGGCCAATCACAAGAAGAGCACGAAGAGGGCCAGAgtggaggaagagaagaaggagaCGGAGGAGAAGAAAACTGGTGAGCAGCACTGTGGGCCATGGGAGCTCGGGGTCCCGTCTGTTGGATTTAGCAGAAGCAGCACGTGTTAAAAAATCTCTCAATACAATCTGTAGAAGACATGAAGTCATGAGAGGTTGGTTGTGTCAACAACAATGGTTTAGCAATCTGAAagcaatgtttttcaaaatgtttgtgAAGGGGCTTTACATTTTGAAGTGCATTACTAAGTGAATGCATTTGCAACAGATGGTGAATAACAAGGGCATTTCTCTGTCCACTACTGGGGATATAACCTGTCTCTGGTTGATGAGATCTCAGTTAACCTTGAAGCACCATTTACTGTGCTCTGCAATTAATTTTGCTTTCTGATCAGTGTTCTTTAGAGATATTACAGCTGgttttcacatttattaatgttttggCATGATACTGTAATTGTTGGGTTCCCCTTCACatgcaataaaatgcatttgtcaCATACCATCATtttgaggacggagtgtggcacagtgggtaaggaactgcgcttgtaaccgaaaggtcgcaggttcgattcctgggtaaggacactgccgttgtacccttgagcaaggtacttaacctgcattgcttcagtatatatccagctgtataaatggatacaatgtaaagtgctatgtaaaaaaagctgtgtaagtcgctctggataagagcgtctgctaaatgcctctaatgtaatgtaatgaaggaCATGGCCACCAACCAGTCAACCAGTTGAATCGGCTTTTGTCTGTGGAAGTAATTTGTTTTGAGGTGATTAAACGAGAAGTGATGCGTGTGCTTCATTAAAAGAGGAGACCTTTGAACTCTGGTCACGAAATAACGCGATCTTTTTGAAATGACTCCACAGAggtgaaagaggaagaaaaatcgAAGGAAAGCAGCTCAGAAAAGATGGACACGAAAAGGTGAGGGCCAGCCCGGTGCGACCCCGTccaagcagtgtgtgtgcgggccGCGTTTTACTTTTGTTGTTAATTGTGTAACGACTGCGGAGTAGTTTGCACCCGTTAGTACCGGCCCTTAGGACAGAGCTGAAGGTTTCGCAGTTTCAAATCAAAAAGCTATTTCAGCTAAAgaaatgccttttttaaaagCCGATGGGGTGCATTTccttttctctgtgtttctgcgtCGGGCAGCGGTATGAAAACAAGGGAAATCAGGAAAgacaaaaatgatcaaatttttCTAAGTAAATTGTTTTTCCAAGTAGTTTTGTGCCAGCAGTAGAAATGAGCACCAGCCAAATGTATGGAGACCTCATTTTAGAGCATGAGCCACTAAATCTGTATGTTTCCAGAGACGCTGAGAGGAGAAGCAACACATTTTTCTACAGTTGCAGTAGATTTTAGTTTAGTTCTGAAATATGAATCGCTAGTAGAGAACAGGGAATATTCTGCTTCTGTGGTTTGACGGGAGAACATAAAACACTCACCTGCTGTGGAATTGTTTACTTGGTATACAGTTTATAAAATTTTTAAGTGCTGTCCCTGTGACCtggaatctttttttcttttatttcctaaatttccatttgaaaacTTAAATATTGTCCCTTTAAAAACATCAAGACGAAAACTCTGCAAAGGGGTTGACCGTGGCCGACCGCCTCTTCCATGACCAGTTTGCTCAGATCTCCCCCACACAGCTTAAATGAGGCCAGTAATGGCCGGATCCAGAGcaaaaactttaaaatggcaGCTGCGAGACTCTCATGCTCTTTAAATACAGAAAGGTGTGAGAGTAAGCCAACGACTCTTGCCACTACGGTAACTACTAGTGGTGAAGTGATCCTGAAGACCTCTTATAGCATATGCATGCAGAGGTGATTGGACAGGGATTAAATTTAATGCTACTCAGTGTATCAAGAGAGAAAGCTATAATGGAGTTTAAGTCACAATGACAAGTATAATGCAGTGGGATTATATTATAAGATTTGTACTCTGGTATAAAATTTGGGATAACAGCTTATCTGTTTGCTTGACTGCGCTCACAAACTATGAAAGGGGGGAAATATCCAAACCTTAAATCATCTCACAGGTGGTTTTAACCGtcagcttctttttttcatgCTAGTTCGTACG
Coding sequences within it:
- the LOC118230782 gene encoding histone deacetylase 2, which translates into the protein MAYTLQGGTKKKVCYYYDGDIGNYYYGQGHPMKPHRIRMTHNLLLNYGLYRKMEIYRPHKATAEEMTKYHSDDYIKFLRSIRPDNMSEFSKQMQRFNVGEDCPVFDGLFEFCQLSTGGSAAGSVKLNRQQTDIAVNWAGGLHHAKKSEASGFCYVNDIVLAILELLKYHQRVLYIDIDIHHGDGVEEAFYTTDRVMTVSFHKYGEYFPGTGDLRDIGAGKGKYYAVNFPLRDGIDDESYEQIFKPVMSKVMEMYQPSAVVLQCGADSLSGDRLGCFNLTIRGHAKCVEYMKSFNLPLLMLGGGGYTIRNVARCWTYETAVALDTEIPDELPYNDYFEYFGPDFKLHISPSNMTNQNTQEYMDKIKQRLFENLRMLPHAPGVQMQAIPEDSIPDDTMDEDVEDPDKRMSIRASDKRIACDEEFSDSEDEGEGGRRNVANHKKSTKRARVEEEKKETEEKKTEVKEEEKSKESSSEKMDTKSVKAEQTGSA